The DNA segment TGTTCGTTAATGTTTCTGTGTAAAACttaagctttgttgttgttgttgtttttaaaaagaaaccaccaAAAGGCGATTAGCTCAGTCCATCCCTTCCTCAGTCATGTGCTTCCTACCATCCTCCAAATACCATCCCAAACattttgggggcagggaggagggggaggcggTTAATCAGAGTCTGAGAGCACGATGATCTCCTCGGGATCACACTGTGTGGCCACACTCATCTGCAGGGGAGTGAgagacaaaagagtcagaaaggtCTGGAACATAGTGGAGGAGAAGCCAGGGAAGGACTTTATCAGAGATCAAAACTTAgggtggggaaaaaagagagagggaggaggtaaTGGGTGTAACATTCAGACAGAGAATCCCAAATGAATAATGAAAGGGAATGAAGTTAGGAAACACAGCCACCCCCTCTTACCTTATAAGTACCAGGCCTGGAGGGTTGTGACTGGGGAGTGTGGGACAACCGGGTTGGAAGTGGGCTACAGAGGGAGCTGGTCACCAAGCCATGGCTAGGAGAGTCCACCCTTGTGGAGGAATCAGCAACTGGAGCCATAGAAGCCAAAGGGGAAGGCGGGCTGGCCAGGGTACGTGTCTTCTGCCCGTTCTTCTGCACTGCCCTTTGCATTTCCACATGGCtagagacagaaacacacatgGGAGGAGAGGTATGTGGAGCCTGAGGCTGGAGGGGGAATGTGCAGTTTTTCCCCAGACTCCTTTCTACAATATTTCTCTCAGAAAGCCCCTTCAGCCCCTCCATGGCTTCCCTCTTTCTCCTTGTTGCTGTTACCTCGTTCCTAATGGCCCAGCTTCTGTTTGCTTCTCCTTCCGAGATTTCTTGCGGGGGGGACTGGAATCCCCCCAGGTGTGAGGAGAGACACCCCCATTGAAGGAAGTGGAGGTGACCATGGCGGCCCCATTCTCCAGCACAGTGGTAAGGAGGTCCTCTGACTTCTTGGAAGAGGAAACGTCCCGCTCCTCAGGGGAAGGGGTCGTATCCAGGGGCAAGGCTTCAATCTCTAGCTCGAAGAGCTGAGACATAGGGCTCTCTTCCTCCAGGGGCAACTCCTCGAGGTGCTCTTGCCTGCTTTCAGCAACTACACTGGAGGGGGCCGGGGGCTCTTCTGCCAGTGAAGATGGTGACTCTGTGGGTCTTTTGTTCTGCTGCTCCTCTGAAGACCCATTGTTCCCTTTATGAGGTTCCAGGTTCTTTTCAGTGGAGACCGGTAGTGGGGACATGGGGCTCTTATCTCCAtccttctctggaaaaaaagaaaagagcagatTGGTAGCAAAAGAACTGGGGGAAAGAAAACTGCTGAGAGGACACAGagtgagaggaagaaggaaaggatcTCAATGAGGGGGCTCGTGCCCAACAGAGTAGAGAGAACTGACACACGAGAAGACGGTTTCCTTGACATacctgcttcctcctcctcctcctcttcatcgtCCCCCTGACCTTCCTTCATCTGTTCCAGATCCTCCTCTTCTTCGGAATCTGTGGCCTCATCTTCTTCCTCATCGTCTTCCtcgtcttcctcttcctcctcctcgtcttcctcttcctcctcctcctcttcactttcctcatcttcTTCCTCGTCGATCTCAGCCTTGGAAGTGGTAGGACACTCCTGGGATGCCACTCCACTAGGACCCTGCAGAGGACAAACGAGTTTCCTGGAGGGATCTGTTGCCCCATTCTCCAAGGAATGCTTCTTGCACTCCTTCTGCATGCACCATGATCAGTCACCCCAGACTCCCTGCTGGCCAGTGCAGGGGAGGGACAAGGTCTCTCCGTTCATACCTCACCCGAATCCAACGAGGATTTAGGGGTATCTTCAGAGTGCGAAGAGGTGGCTTGGGGGAGCCGGGctcttctcttctgtctctcGCTCTCCTCATTCCTGTCTTGCATCATCGCGTACTTGGAGATGACCTCATCCAGCCGGCTCATAGCCAAGCTTCGGTTCTCCCGCAGGCGCCGGGCCAGGACAGGATCTGAGAGTGCGGGATCAATGCCTGTGTGGGAAGATATAAAGTCAGTGTAGTCACGCAGAACTCTAGAAGGGACTAAAGAGATGCCCCCTCCACCACACACACCTGACGAACGAGGGTTACCAAGGAGTATCTCACTAAGGCCTACCTGGCCTATAGTCATCTGTGAGGTGACAGCCGAAGTTGTAGATGAGATCCAGGTGGCGACGCTCCTGTAACCTGATGCCCACATCTCGGAAGGCATCCTGAGCCATGAGCTGGAGCTGCTGTCGGGGGAGGCCAAGGCTGTGCCGAGCAGCTGCTTTCTCTACAGCCCGCAGTACATCTCCATAGTCAGGGAAGGTATCAGGCCCTGGCTTGTTGATGAGCCGCTCAATGCGCCTGTTGACCTCTGGGTAACGGGTACCACGGTAGGGGATGCGCTGCTCTATGACCCGGCCTGTCAGTGAAGAGCAGTCTTTCAGCTCACACAGCCGCCCAAAGAGACGGATCAGCTTACGCTTCAACCTTGCTTCCTGCAGGTAAGTGGAGTCTGGGTCATCCAATTCTGAGAGATCCAACTCCTTTTCTTGCAGCCGCCGGATCTCTGCCACATACAGTGCCAGCAGCTGCTCCAAGCGCTGGATCTGCCGCCGGGAACCACGGGTCCTTGGGGCCTCAGAGCCAGTGGTCTCAGCATTTGGGTCCGAGGAGGGGTCTGTGGGAGGGTTATTCCCAGAGGGTTCACTAGAGGTGGTGGCAGCAGGGGCCAGGTTCAGCTTCTTCTTGGCTGAGTGGGCCTTGAGAACCGTGCAGAGCTCGTTAATGTAGACATAGAGCTTAGCTGGCCGGTTCTGGGCCCGAGAGAGGACCCGAGAGAGGATGTTGCAGAACTCCGCCGAGGCCAAAAACAGAGGGTGGGCCCGCTGCTGCCGGTTATAGAGGAACGGGACCACCTCGGGGTGGTCCGCCGTCTGCGTCTTACACAGTGCAAGGAACTGGAAGGTTCACGGgggaaaagggaggggaaaaagaCAAAGGATAGGGTTGAGAGAAAAGTGAGGTGGGGTTAgtgggggagaaaggaaagagccAAGCAGCCATCCCCCTCCCTGGGGCACGACAGTCTTCTCCCCTAAAGCTCACCTCTTCAAACAGCTTCTCATTCTCCAACTTGTAGCATTTCTTGCCGCCCGAACtactgcttcctccagccccatgGGGCTGAGAGGAGCCAGGGGCTTCTGCCCTGGGTGAGGCCGGAttagggggtgggtgggagggcccTGGCTGAGCAGCTgcttcatcttcatcatcatcatccagCACGATGATGCTGTTAGCGGTAGCCATAGGGGATCAAATCCCCCGGAGGGAGGAAGTGTTGGGGATTTCGTAATTCCTGCTGGAAGGGGATGGGGCCTCAGACAGAGCCCCTCCAGCATCGCCCCATCCCTTCATCTCACACGTTTTCCAGTCTTCTTGGGTTTCAAAAGCACCCAGCCATGCCCAACAGTGTCCTCATTTCCTAGCTTCAGCAAGCATTAGTACTGTATGTTTTTCTGGCCCTTTACTGGGGGAGTTGCAAACCTTCTGAAAACCTGAagtcccacccccagctccacccCCCACGCCTGTATCCGGTCTTTCAGTCTCGTTTTCCCCACTATTTCTCAGAGTTGCCAAGTTGAGTCTTCCTCTCAACCCCTGGACGACCTCTCACGCTCCACTACAGATTTCCTTGACATTCTCTCGAACAGACACCACAGCCCCGCTGGCACCACCGTTTTCCCTGTTCGCGCTCTCTCACACATATCAAATCTATACTCTCACCCCATTCTGAAAGATAACCCCAACTCGGAGACCCTCTGAGGAGGTTCCCTCCCAACAatccattcccttttctcctaCTTAAATTATCTCTATATTCCACCCTCTGATGGGTCTCCTCAAACCGAAGCGCTAGGTTGAAGATATTTCACCCCAAGTCCCCTCCTTCTCACCCCACCCTAATCTCCCCCATTCTCTCTCAGTGACCTGTAACCAATCGTGAGCTCCACGCTGGGCTCTCCCGATTCCTCTCAGATCCCAGCCCTGAGTCCAGTCCTTCCCCTGAATGAGCTTCCCGCCAAGTCCCCCTCCCCCAGTTCAGCCCCTGGCCGCCCCACTCCCCTTCAGGGATAGGAAGGAGGATCCCACAGCCTGCCCCTCAGACTCCGCGCCGGGGACTCCCCAGTACCTCTCCCTCGACAGTCCTGCCCCCGCCTTCGCTCCCCACACCGTCCGGCCCCCACCTCAGAAACGGTCTCTCGAGGCGACCCTCTCCGCGGATCTCAGAACCTCGCATGGTTCCCTCCGTcttccttccccctcccaccGCAGGCCCCACTCCGTACCGGAAGTCGCGGAGCTTCCGCCCACACGCTCTGGGCGCGGCCATATTGTCGCACGGAATCCTGTGCCGCCGTCAggcaggcaggaagggagggagggccgCCCCTCCTAGAGCCTCCACTGCCGCCCACCTAGTCTGCGGCTCCTTTCACCCTAACCTGCAGGGGGCGGATTTGTCGCCTCCGGGCGTCCTAAATACCTGGGGGCCGCCATTTTGCCGTACGGCTCTGGCTGCGCCGG comes from the Capricornis sumatraensis isolate serow.1 chromosome 22, serow.2, whole genome shotgun sequence genome and includes:
- the DAXX gene encoding death domain-associated protein 6 isoform X1, yielding MRGSEIRGEGRLERPFLSIIVLDDDDEDEAAAQPGPSHPPPNPASPRAEAPGSSQPHGAGGSSSSGGKKCYKLENEKLFEEFLALCKTQTADHPEVVPFLYNRQQRAHPLFLASAEFCNILSRVLSRAQNRPAKLYVYINELCTVLKAHSAKKKLNLAPAATTSSEPSGNNPPTDPSSDPNAETTGSEAPRTRGSRRQIQRLEQLLALYVAEIRRLQEKELDLSELDDPDSTYLQEARLKRKLIRLFGRLCELKDCSSLTGRVIEQRIPYRGTRYPEVNRRIERLINKPGPDTFPDYGDVLRAVEKAAARHSLGLPRQQLQLMAQDAFRDVGIRLQERRHLDLIYNFGCHLTDDYRPGIDPALSDPVLARRLRENRSLAMSRLDEVISKYAMMQDRNEESERQKRRARLPQATSSHSEDTPKSSLDSGEGPSGVASQECPTTSKAEIDEEEDEESEEEEEEEEDEEEEEEDEEDDEEEDEATDSEEEEDLEQMKEGQGDDEEEEEEEAEKDGDKSPMSPLPVSTEKNLEPHKGNNGSSEEQQNKRPTESPSSLAEEPPAPSSVVAESRQEHLEELPLEEESPMSQLFELEIEALPLDTTPSPEERDVSSSKKSEDLLTTVLENGAAMVTSTSFNGGVSPHTWGDSSPPRKKSRKEKQTEAGPLGTSHVEMQRAVQKNGQKTRTLASPPSPLASMAPVADSSTRVDSPSHGLVTSSLCSPLPTRLSHTPQSQPSRPGTYKMSVATQCDPEEIIVLSDSD
- the DAXX gene encoding death domain-associated protein 6 isoform X2 codes for the protein MATANSIIVLDDDDEDEAAAQPGPSHPPPNPASPRAEAPGSSQPHGAGGSSSSGGKKCYKLENEKLFEEFLALCKTQTADHPEVVPFLYNRQQRAHPLFLASAEFCNILSRVLSRAQNRPAKLYVYINELCTVLKAHSAKKKLNLAPAATTSSEPSGNNPPTDPSSDPNAETTGSEAPRTRGSRRQIQRLEQLLALYVAEIRRLQEKELDLSELDDPDSTYLQEARLKRKLIRLFGRLCELKDCSSLTGRVIEQRIPYRGTRYPEVNRRIERLINKPGPDTFPDYGDVLRAVEKAAARHSLGLPRQQLQLMAQDAFRDVGIRLQERRHLDLIYNFGCHLTDDYRPGIDPALSDPVLARRLRENRSLAMSRLDEVISKYAMMQDRNEESERQKRRARLPQATSSHSEDTPKSSLDSGEGPSGVASQECPTTSKAEIDEEEDEESEEEEEEEEDEEEEEEDEEDDEEEDEATDSEEEEDLEQMKEGQGDDEEEEEEEAEKDGDKSPMSPLPVSTEKNLEPHKGNNGSSEEQQNKRPTESPSSLAEEPPAPSSVVAESRQEHLEELPLEEESPMSQLFELEIEALPLDTTPSPEERDVSSSKKSEDLLTTVLENGAAMVTSTSFNGGVSPHTWGDSSPPRKKSRKEKQTEAGPLGTSHVEMQRAVQKNGQKTRTLASPPSPLASMAPVADSSTRVDSPSHGLVTSSLCSPLPTRLSHTPQSQPSRPGTYKMSVATQCDPEEIIVLSDSD